The region GCAGGATTTAGCCAATCTATTAGGGCAGATTTGTACACCACCACTAAGAATGATATTTTTGTTGGGAAATGGTATGTCGCTGATGGCATGTTTAAGTTGAATGTTAATTTAAATTAAACTTGTCCTCCTGTTTATTCTTTGTGTGATTTTAATATTTGGCATGCTAGACTTTTTCACGTTAATAAACAAATTATTTGTAATCTAAGCAACTTAGGCTTAATCCCGAAATTGAATGTCAAGGATTCAGAAGAATGTGAATATTGTAGTCAAGCTAAAATAACCAAGACTTCACATAAATCAATAATTAAAGAGTTTGATCTCCTAGATCTTATACACTATAATATATGTGAATTAGATGGAACTTTAACTAGAAATAGTAAACATTATTTTATCACTTTTATTGACGACTGTTCTGATTGTACTTATGTGTACTTAATAAAGAATAAAAGTGAAGCGCTTGGCATGTTTAAAATGTATGTGAGATTGAAAGTCAATTTAGTAAGAAGATTAAGAGACTTCGTATTGATAGGGGAATTCAGTACAATTCTGGGTTATTTAATGAATTTTATAAAGAAGATGGAATTGTACACGAAACAAATGCACCCTACTCTCCTGAAATGAATGGTAAAgcagaaagaaagaatataaCTCTTATTGAACTTGTTGTTACAATCATGTTGAATTCTGGTGCTGCTCTTCACTAGTGGGGGGAaattttgttgattgtttgttATGTCCTGAATAGACTTCCCAATTCAAAAAGTAAGATCTCTCCTTATGAGATATTAAAGAAAATACAACCAAACTTGTCTTATTTAAGAACATGGGTTGTCTGGCTTATGTTACAATTACGGATCCGAAGCGAGTGAAACTCGCTAGTAGAGCATATGAATGTGTATTAGTTGGGTATGCAGCAAATAGTAAAGCATGTAGGTGTTATGGTCTAAATGCTAAAGTGATCATATAATCAAATTATGTTGAGTTCTATGAAGGCAAATTTTCTTTCAAATCGAGAAATAGTGGGGGACATTGAATCAAATCACAATCATGTTATAAGAAGTACCGAAAGCAACAAAGAAGTAGAAATAGAACTTCAACGAAGTAAACGAGTAAGAGTTGCTAAAGAATATGGGCCTGATTATGCGGCCTATATAGTAGAGGAAGATCCATCAAATCTTCAAAAAGACTTGTCATCTATGGATGCAGACTTATGGCAAAAAACTATTAACGATGAGATAAATTCTCTAGAATCTAACAGAACCTGACACTTAGTAGACTCACCTCCTGGTTGCAAACCAATTAGTTGTAAATGGGTTTTGAAAAACAAAACTAAAACCTAATGGAACTATTGATAAGTATAAGGCTCTCCTTATAGCCAGGTAAAGAGAAAATATAGATTTCTTCGACACCTTTTCTCTAATCACTATAATTACATCCATTAGGATACTAATTTCAATTGATGTTATTTATATCTTAATAGTATACCAAATGGATATAAAAAATGCTTTTTTAAATGATGACTTAGAAGAAGAAATCTATATGGATCAATTGAAAGGGTTTGTGATTCATAGATAAGAAAACAAGATTTGTAAGTTAGATAAGTCTCTGTATGGTATAAAACAAGCTCCAAAGTAATGGCATGAAAATTTTGATAACTTAATGATATCAAATGGGTACAAAGTTAATGAAAGTTACAAATGCGTTTATTACAAATATGAGAAACAAATATGCATTATCATATATCTTTATATAGACAATTTACTCATATTTGCATCAAACATTAAGACCGTTAATGATGTGAAATCATTGTTGCTCAACAACTTTGATATGAAAGACCTCAGAGAAGCGGGTGTGATTCTCAGAACTAGATACGGAAAATGAATTTCTTTGGATCAATCTTATTATATAGAGAAGATCTTAAAGAAATATAACTACTTTGATTGTAAACCCGCTTGCACACCATACGATCCAAGTGAAAAATTGTTTAAGAACACTGATGATAGTGTCAGGCAAACATAATACGTGAGCATCATTGGCAGTCTCAGGTATGCCACTGATTGTATTAGACCCGACACTACATGTTATAGGTTTGTTGTACAAGCTTACTAGTAAACTTAGTAATGAGCATTGGAAAGCTATTGAGCGAGTCATGCAGTACCTTAAAAGGACCATGAATCTTGGTTTGAATTATCAGGGATTTCCTGTTGTACTTAAAGGATATAGTGATGCTGATTGGTATACCTTATCAAATGATTCCAAAGTAACCAGTAGCTATATATTTAATATAGCTGGAGGAGTTGTATCTTTAAAATCAAAGAAACATAATATCTTAGCTCAATCCATGATGGAGTCTGAGATGATAGCATTAGCGACTGCTAGTGAAGAAGCAAGTTAATTAAGATGCTTTCCAGTTGAGATCCCTTTGTGGGAAAAACCCACGCCAACTGTGTTGATCCAATGTGATAGTAAGACGACTATTGCAAAATTGAGAACCATTATTATAATGGTAAAAGACGTCAAATTAGAAGAAAATACATCACTATTAGAGGTTGTATCTCTAAAGGAGTTGTAAGAGTGGACAATGTATGCACTTATGAAAATTTAACAGTTCCTTTGACGAAAGGATTAGCTAGAGAGAAAGCCCAAGATACATCAAAGAAGATGATACTAATGCCTATTGAAAAATGAGTTGTTCATGATGGTAACCTGACCTAAATGATTGGAGATCTCAAGAGATGGTTCAAATGGGTAATAACAAGTTTTGAGTAATACGAGACGATCATGTGAGTATAAATAACTAAAGCATGAATCCTGAAGCAATAAGAGGATGAAATGATAGAAACTCTTAATGAGATTTATACTTTGTATGAGGAAGTACCTAATCTACATGAGTACTCTCGATAGACTCGCATATGTGATTGTGGAACTTAGGTCGGTTATATGGAATTTCGAGGCAGAATTCCTAGAGCCTTCACTAAACTAGGATACACATGCATGGTCATTAAAGCACGAGCTATTAGAATACACCTTAAGAAAAGATTGTGTGTGTATTTGATGTCTGAGATAGAGTTCAAGACAATAATGTCACTCTTGTTGAATCAGAATCCTACCTGATACGTAGAGGTTCAAGTCATAGACACTTTTACGTATGCACAATCTTAGAAATGTTTGACATTCATTCTAAAATCACCTTTTTAAATTTAAGTGGGGGATTGTTGAAATACTTAGAATGATGAAAACTTGGAGTGAGGACTTGGAGGAAGTTAATGACATTAAGCTGGCAATAAATGAGCACAAATATGAGCTAGAGTGTTTGTTAGCAAATTTAAAAATGTTCATTAAAGTCTCATATATGAGGGAGAGCACACTTTAGTAGTGTTTATATATTCCAAATGGACAAATTGGGTTGACCCCAAGGGGTGCCCAAATTTGTGGTTGAGTTAGAACACACTACCATGAAACATAACGCACGCGCGCCCACTGTCGTCGTCGTCCGTTCGGCCGACTTGGTTGGGCTCAGTCCGGTCTTGGGCTTGGTCGTTGATCCAATATCTTTTTTGGTACccaaaatgatgaaaaattatttaatattaattaatatattaatCGTGTGTACTgtaaaataattaattaattattaattaatgGTGTGTTGTAAATTACTGATTAATTAATTAACGGTAAATttttgaccatattttgtctTGCCAAGTCTCCTCGCTTCCTTGCTGACCAAGTGAATAGCAACTAGTTTTGTCTGGGCCGATTCCACTCTCCCACGTTTTCCTCCCATAAATGTTTCTCCATTCTAGTCATATCCTTAGCTATAAATATCATTCTTCCCATCACTTGCAATTCACTCCGGATTTCACAATCCGAAATCTCTCTCTTCTCTCACATATTCACTTCTaaatctatataatatattaaatttgAAGCAATAGATTATATCACGACACATCATATGCCACATACTCTATGTTTGTCACATCACAATTATTCTTATGTGACACCTCCCAAaattcattttcaatttttaaaagGTCAAATCACAAATTATACTTTTTTGAGGTCATGAGTTCAAACCttagtaaaaataaaaatatattaacATAACAATTATTTTGTAATTTTGAAATATACTATTTACTTAAACCATATAGCacattatttatttattttgaaataaattttggaattataaaaagagagaaaagaaaCATGTATAAATATTGTTAATATAATGTCTctaaaataatttaattaatttttgttttataaACTTAAATGGTATAGTATTTTTTACCATACTACATACAACAAAGAATACTATCCCAACAAATAATTTGTTAGTTTTAACTTTTGATTTTAAATCACaatgcaattttttttaatattgtATGATACATTTATAAGTTTTTTTTTTCATATAAATGACATGTCCGAGATTCAACTAATTACAATAATTTATCcttattttaaaaaatattttgaaagtgttaaatattttatgttaatttatttaaaaaatgtATTATATACTTGACTCCCTAATAGAAAAGTGTATTATATACATGATATAATAActtttgttaatttttttttataaaaatatataatgTATTTTACACGTGATTCCCAAATAAAAAAAGTgtaatatatatttatatatatatatatatatatatatatatatatatatatatatatatatatatatatatatatatatatatatatatatatatatatatatatttataacTTTTGTTCACAACATTACTTAAAGTTATATATATTATATGACTTGTCGCGCGATGCGTGGGTCTACATCTAGTATTCtataattttctcttttctgttTTTGAGTGATTTGCTTGCACCATCTCTAATTGGTTATCTAGATATTGCGAGTGGTTCAACACCATCAGAATGTGTGAATGTGTATTTCTGAAACGATCATATATCATATAAGTAATGATCATATAATTGAATTGAGATGTTTTATACTATAGACAATGCAGTAGTTCGACTTCTTTACATATTTTTAAATAATATCAAGAAacatcttttatatatatatatatatatatatatatatatatatatatatatatatatatatatatatatatatatatatatatatatatatatatataaacattaGAATCCTAATtcataaaataataaataaaagaaattataGTTAGTCTATAATCAATAATCATAAAGGTATATACCATTGTTGAAAATGTATTAACTTTGATTTTTATTGTATTCATTATTCTTtacttttttttttgttaatctTTAATCTTTGTTGCTGTTCAAATAGACTTATAAAAAAAGTCATTTCATTTCTTATAAACTCTAATTGGACAATTGTATTTTTCCCGATGTTTGGTTTTACAAATGTTTATGAGTTGTAGGTGTCACATCATGCCAACCATCAAATTCAAAACTCTATCAATTATCCACACGCTCACCTCATAAGGCTCCTCCACTAGCTTTGTTTTCCACACTCATTCATGTACTTTTTAAAGCAAAATAGTAAAACATTACAATTTTTTACAGCAATAGTACACACCATTTCTAAAACCTAAACTTTTTCTATCTGTACATTGTTTGTACTCATTCTAAAGACATATAAATAGTACTACTCACTATAGTGACTAGATGCAACTCATCCTTCTCCACATCTACTCATGTCTTAAGGCTATCCACAGAAACCTAACACAAAGCCTTTGAACTTCAAAGAAATTGCCATGGTTTGATCCATTAGTACTATACACAaaccaaaatgaaaaaaaacatatttttttcTTTGATTCTAGCTTTATTTACAAATCTAAACCCACCCCATTTTGCAGAATCTTCATCTGATTACACTACATTGATCTACAAAGGTTGTTCAAAAGAGACTTTCACAGATCCAAATGGATTATACTCCCAAACACTTTCAACACTCTTTGGTTCACTAGTTTCACAATCCACCAAAACAAAATTCTATAAAACCACTTCTGGTAGTGGCCAAAACAGCATAACAGGTTTGTTTCAATGTAGAGGAGATCTCACCAATTCCGATTGCTACAACTGTGTAAACAAGCTTCCAATTTTGTCCAACAAACTATGCGGCAAAACCATAGCCGCAAGAATTCAACTACTAGGTTGCTATCTACTCTATGAAGTTGTTGGTTATGTTCAAATATCAGGTATGCAGATGCTGTACAAGACCTGTGGTGCAACGAATGTTGCTGGAAGTGGTTTTGGAGAGAGAAGAGACACTGCTTTTTCTGTGATGGAAAATGGTGTGGCTAGTGGTCATGGTTTTTATACAACTAGCTATATGGCTTTTTATGTTTTGGGACAATGTGAAGGTGATGTTGGTGACTCTGATTGTGGACAGTGTGTGAAAAATGCTGTTCAGAAAGCTCAAGTTGAATGTGGTTCCTCAATTTCAGGCCAAGTCTTTTTGCATAAGTGTTTTATTAGTTTTAGCTATTACCCTAATGGAGTTCCATCTAGATCATCTCAATCTTCATACTCCTCATTTTCTTCAGGTAATGCTTAAAGATACTTAGCATTGACGCTTCAGATTAAAATTGTAGTGTGTCTGATATCTGACTCGTGTTACGACGCCAACACATATAAATTCATTCTTTTTAAAATTACTATCGATATCAACGTGTCAGTGTTAGTATCGTGTCACGTGTCTGCGTCTGTATTGATTATTGATTTGATGCAATGACAGGGCAAAATCCAGGGAAAACAGCTGCTATAATACTAGGAGGAATTGCTGGAGTGGCTTTTCTAGTTATATTCTTGTTATTTGCTAGAAGTTTGAGAAAGAAACACAGTGGTATGAGTTATTTGCTGCAAGAACTGTTTATTTATGAGGTTCTAAGTTTATGTTTTATTCTTTCATGTTTTGATTCTTATTTACTTAGTTTAAAGTTTCATTGTATCTTGCACAGATTATTGACAGAAGAAGCAGAA is a window of Lathyrus oleraceus cultivar Zhongwan6 chromosome 6, CAAS_Psat_ZW6_1.0, whole genome shotgun sequence DNA encoding:
- the LOC127096575 gene encoding plasmodesmata-located protein 2, with translation MKKNIFFSLILALFTNLNPPHFAESSSDYTTLIYKGCSKETFTDPNGLYSQTLSTLFGSLVSQSTKTKFYKTTSGSGQNSITGLFQCRGDLTNSDCYNCVNKLPILSNKLCGKTIAARIQLLGCYLLYEVVGYVQISGMQMLYKTCGATNVAGSGFGERRDTAFSVMENGVASGHGFYTTSYMAFYVLGQCEGDVGDSDCGQCVKNAVQKAQVECGSSISGQVFLHKCFISFSYYPNGVPSRSSQSSYSSFSSGQNPGKTAAIILGGIAGVAFLVIFLLFARSLRKKHSDY